In Candidatus Melainabacteria bacterium, the genomic stretch CGCTTGCGGGCTTTTTCTTGATCCGTGTACAACTATACTGTATCGTATTAAATTATTGCTGCACCAAATATGGTATCGTCTAGCCGGGATGAAATACAGAAAGCGCACTTCAAAGATAAAGTACGAACACGGTATGATCGCCGGGTTGCAAGATCTGCTCGAGCGCATTGAGCCCTGGGAAGAGATAGTCTCAGTCATCCCAGGTGAAATTAAACCGGCAAAAGGACGCGGTTCAGGCATTCGTCTGGAAGTGAAATATCCTACAAGCTCAGGACTGAAAGCACTGGCAAAAAATACAGAAGCGGTGCAGGAGGTTTTTTTCGTCACCAAGCAGCCTGAGCAGTTGCAGGAACGACTTAAATCTTTGAGCAAGTCTGATTAGTATTGCCGTGTATTACTTGCCGGTGAGCCGATATTCGAAGTTTTCGCTGTCCCAGGTGTAGTCTGCGCCGATCGGCTGATACAAAACTGTCTTCAGGGGCGGGCACTTATCGACGCAATCAAATAATTGAAAAGCGTGAAAGTTGCTGAAGTCTCGCATGAAGTGCCGATCTTCGTCGCCTTTTAGAATCAGCCAGCCGCTGTAGATTTCTTCTGCCGGCGGAATGCGCATGACGCGACCCGGCCACGAATTTTCTTCAAACATGTGACTGCTCACCATGGCATATTTTTGATCGTCGAACCAGCGATAGTCGCCTTCGTCGATGAAAACTTCAGATACGTTGTCGGCTGAGAATTCTACGCGAAACCCTTCGTTGAGATTGGCTATGCCGGGTGGTGTCTCCAGAAGCACGCCGATGTAGCGTCCATCGCCGCGCACAAGTTCAACGCGCACCCATATTCGAGTCGCTTCTGCTCCACTGGCTGGTGCCGGCAAAAATCCCACCCGCACTGCTTCACCCTGTACCAGATTCAACCGCTGTTCCAGACGTGGGATCGTCATCGTGCGATAGTTGGGTCGGTAGATCGTTTCAATGTTTTCTAGTACGTAAGACATTTGCGAAACCCGATCTGAACTTTAGCCTGCACAGTATATTCAACTGCCATGCAGTTTCCAACTCTTTGCAGACTAGTTAATTTCCACTTTCATGATCGTTATGTCATCGTTGTGCATCCTCGGGCGCCCGTCGTCTCCTGGCAGTGCCCGTTGCTCAGCTGCCAGCTTTGATAACTGCTCGTTGTTTTCAAGCGAGAGAAGATCTGTCACACCGTTTTCAAAGTCATGCAAGAGCCATCGAGCTATGGCGTCGGTGAGAAGCAAGAATTTATCACCATTTTGCCAGTCGCCCGTTAATCGAATCGTTTCAATTTCGGTGCTCGCTGCTTCGATGCTGCAAGTGAGAGAAGGCCGGTTGTTGAATTCTTCTGCGCTTTTGAGTGGAAAAGACAGCAGCAGTTTTTCTTCTCTTACGTGGAACAGACAACTGTCTCCTACCGCTTCGCAAATCCATGATTGATCTGAGTTTAACGACAATCCAACCAGTGCTGCAAATGCGCCTGCCTGCGCTTTTTCTTCCACATACCAGGGCTGGTCCGAAGAGGGGATTTTTTCCTGCCACTTTTTTCGGCTCTCGCTCAACGATTCTTTCTCGACAAAGCCCTGCACCAGAAGATCTGCCCAGAGTCCTGAGAAACTGGTTTCGGTAGCACCATCTGCGACGGCACAACGAAACTCGTCCTCTTCTGTGACTTCGATCAAGCCGGTCGGATGCGCTGCATCTTCGTATTCACCAGGTGCGTTGCCATGCTTTTGCAGCCATAAAGTTGTGCATTTGACGTGCATAAGTTAAGTGGTCTAACGCAGGTTGCTCGGTCGAGTGCCGATGTCGAGGAAGCGAATCACTGAGACCAGATCTGCGTTGAAGACGAAGCCACGAGTGTTGAAAGAAACATCGATACCTTCGTTGCCGATGATTCTGCGCATGTACTCGGGCAGGTGGCTCGACATGTTGAACAGTAACTTGGCGTGATCGTCGGGCAAATTTGCGTCAGTGTCTGGAAATTCGACCGGAGCATGGTTTGATGAGGAAATGTGCAAGTTGAAGAGCAGCACTTCGCCGTCTGTACTGGTCAGAGACATCAAGTCTGAAGCCAGCTGATAGGGATCTCCGTCTGTTGATTCGCCGTCTGAAATATTGATGACGATAGGCGGAAAGCAGTTGGGATGCGTAGTCAGCCACTTTACGAGAATATTGGTGCCTTTGTTGAGCGCTTCGCACATGGGCGTGCCGCCCTCAGCAAGTGGGTCGAACCAGATCGGAAATTTTACCGATTGCTCGATAATGCCACCCATACCGTCTTCCATTTTCTTGCTGCGTTGTTCGACTCGTGCCGGATTGTTTCCGATTTCGCTGATTGGTACCAATTCCCGACCGTTGAGCGCACCGCTGAAAGCCGGAGCTACTCCTTTGCCGCCATATCCGATTACCCCTACGTAGTAGTAATCGCGAATGCCTTCCGATTTGGCGCATTTGATGACCAGGTTTTGCAACAAACGATTGATTGCGTCGGCAACGCCATTAGCCTTGTTTTTGTTTGTCGCGGAGGCACCGAATGGATCTCGCATGGACCCGGACTGGTCGATTAGAAAGAGGAAGCAAGAAGGATTTGATCTGCTTATTTCCGCAACGTATGGCATACTTTTTTCGCTCTGGTAAGTCGAGTTACAAGCCTGTGCAGTTTGGTCAGCTTGCTCTCGAGGATGAACTGAATCATTATCGTACATTGCATGATGAAACTTGTTTACTTGACAAGCCGCCTGTCTTCAAACCTGATTCTTGCCCCTTCGCCTGAAGCAAAGACGTTTTTGCGAGTCTGCACAAAATGACAACCTGGCCAACGCCACAAGACTATAACGAAGCTATTCAGATGCCGGCGTTTAGTTTTGCTGACGAAGAGCTGCGCATCGGTCAGCCTGATTTAAGTCCGCTCGGATTGCCAAGACCGATTTCCGGCGCTTTTGCCAGTGTCTACCGGGTGCGCAGCCATTCTCGCGATCTGGCAGTGCGGTGCTTTTTGCGCGATGTCTCAGATCAACATCAGCGCTATCAGACTCTGAGCCGGTATCTGCCCGTGGGCGGGAGCCACTATACAGCCGGCTTTCAGTACATCCCTCAGGGAATTAAATTGTCGTCTGGTTGGTTTCCCATTCTCAAAATGGAATGGTTGGAAGGAAAGAGTCTCGATCAATTTGTTGCTGAGTATTTGAACAATCCCAATACCATGCAGCTTCTGGCGGAACGATTCAAGCAACTTGTGACCACGCTCAATCGCAAAGGCATAGCGCATGGCGATTTGCAGCATGGAAACATTATTGTCGTGCCGACCGGCATCAAAATCGTTGATTACGACGGAATGTACGTTCCCGACTTCAAAGGACGAGCTGCCACTGAACTGGGACATCCGAATTATCAGCATCCACTCAGATCAGCCGAACATTTCGGTGATTATCTGGATAATTTTTCTGCCTGGGTAATTTATTGCTCCATCCTCATGCTTTCAATCGATAAAGGACTCTGGAAGCAGCTGGTTGGTGGTGATGAGTGTTTACTTTTCAGGCAAGCTGATTTTGCCAACCCCTATCGTTCTTATGCATTTTCTGTGCTCGAACATCACGAAAACAGGCAAATTCAGCAGATGACCCGTGTTCTGCGCAGTTTGCTTCAGTGCAAGCCTGAGGCAGTGCCATTGCTTACGGCCGAGGTGCAAGCGATCGCAGACATGCCCAACTTGCCTGATCCCAGTTCATTGCTATCGACTCGGATAATGTCCGCGGAGTGGACCGATTCTGAGTCGCCTGAGCGCGCTCGCAACATCTGGCCTAAACCGGAGTATTTCGAGCAAGCAGTTAAGACACCGAATATGGTGTTTAAAGACCGAGAGTTGAGGCGCGCGACTAATACGTTCGAGCATGCTACAGGGAAGTTCGGAACGGTTTTCCATCTGAAAGGGCAACGACAAATTGCTGTCAAATGTTTCCTGCGCGATGTGCCTGACCGGGAGATTCGCTACTTCGAGTTGAAGAAGGCTAATCTGGGTGACGCCAAGCCTTACTTTGTAGACTTTGATTATCAGCGCGAAGGCATCACTGATGGAAAAGGTCACTGGTTCCCAATTCTCAAAATGGATTGGCTGACTGGTCCGACTCTTGATGTTTGGGTGTTGGAGAAGTTGAAACAGGGTGACAAAACTGCGCCCGATGCTCTGCTCTTTAAGTTCAGAACGATGATGAGGGCTCTCTTTCAGAGTGGTATCGCTCTTGGTGACTTGAACGCAAAGAATATCATCGTTACTCAGGCTGGTTTAAAACTGGTCGATTACGATAATGTCTATGTTCCGGCTCTGGCAAACATTCACAGCAGTGAGTTCGGTGACCCGCTTTACCAGCATCCGGCGCGCAACTTGCGTCACTTCGGACCCTACATCGATAACTATCCAGCCTGGGTGATCGACAATGCTCTTACGTTCCTTGCCTGCTATCCCGACTCCTTCCACTGGGGATGGGATTATATTGTCGAGCTGGTCCGTGATGATCAGTTGTTGTACTACACTCAGGTGACTAATCAACTGGTGGAACCTGTACTTGTTTTCAATATCACGGCAGATGTGAAAAGGCGGGCCAAGCTGATGCACATGTTGATGCAATTTCCGCTTGAACAGGTGCCGCCTATAGTCGACGACTTCGGCTCTAACTTGCTTAAGCGAGAAGCACTGATGCAATCTATCAACCGTGTGCTGGGCAAGTATTCGCCATGAGTTTCAACGTCTTGCTTAACCTGAAGTTGTAGCTGCATCGCGTCTTTCTGGTCATACCAATTTTTGCTTCTTGGACCAGTCCAAGATCATCGGCACGATGGGTGAAGAGGCAGACCAACAAGGAAGAACGCCGGCAGTCCAATCCCAACCCAGCTAATCAGGGTGGTGCTACTTGTGGCATCTCAGGCAGCAGTCGGCGACTCAATATTCTGGGCGGAAACGGTTGGCCCGGCCTTGCCAATGCTGCCTGAGTGTTACTTTACAAAGCTTATACTGACAACCCTTGTAGGCCCCAGTGGATCGGCGTCATGGTGGAGACATCTCTTGTCTCCCACAAATCTTCGGCGCATCGCACACAAAGCACCAGCATTTGCATCAGTCGAGCTTATTTACGTGACAGACTCTGTCGCGGCTCTCGACGCGTGTCTTTCTGTGCGCCGGAATCAGTGATGATGAGAGACTTCCTTCGCTGACAATGACGTTAGCGAACCTAACTCAAGGAAACGAAAAGATATGACGAATTCCGCTATCAACACCCGCACCGTTCTCGCTTCTGCCGCCCTCCTGGCTGGCGTCGACACCACCGAACGCTGCGGCGTTGTTCTTCGTCGTACCGAGTACACCGTGCCCGGCGCGCCCGCCCTCGTCGGCAATCGTGACCTGCGTCGCGTCGCCTTCGTCGTTCGTCTCGACGGCGGCATCGGCTCGGAACTCGTGACCATCGACCAGCGGCTCGACGCCATCGCCGCGCTCATCCAGGAAGGCGATCAGGTCTCGGCCATGCTCGTGGACAGCGTCCATGTCGAGTCGACCGTTCAGCCCATCTTCCCCTGGGCTTTCTCGACCGAGTCGAACCCCGCCGGCCGCGTGCTGCGCCAGGGCGCCTTCCTCAACGACAAGGGCGAGGAGTGCACCGCTTCCCTGATTCTCGGCGACAGCGGCTGCGTCATCGCGGTCAACGGTGCGAACGACGACCTCGGCGCCTCCGGCGTCACCGAGCGCGTCGGCGTCATCCTCAAGCGCACCGTCTACAAGAACGGCGAGCATCGTCCCGCCAGCGCGCCCCTGATCGGCACCAAGGACAAGCAGCGCGTCGCCTTCATGATCCGGCTCGACGGCGGCATCGGTTCGGAGCTGGTCACCATCGACCAGACCCTCGACGTCACCTCGGTTCTCCTGAAGGAGGGCGACCAGGTCTCGGTCAAGCTCGTCGACAACGTGCACGTCGAGTCCACCGTGCATCCGGTCTTCGACTGGACGCACAGCAGCAAGCCCGTCGGCGGTCGCATCCTGCGTCTGGGCGAATTCCTCGACAAGCAGGGCCGCACCAGCATCGCCACGCTCGTGCTCGCCGACGGCAAAGGACGCGGTCTCGTCGTCACCGAAGAGCCCTGCGCCGAAAGCCCGCGCGATCGCGAAGCCCGTCTGCGCGCCGCGCTCGCCTGAATGACTCGCGGGCGGTGGTAAGCCGAAAGGCGCTACCGCCCCGGGTTTCCACCTGGAACTTGATCAAGCTCCAGGTTTTCCACTTCCTAAAATCGCATCTTGGCGAATCCTTGCTCGGATGTGACAGGAAAAACAATGGAATATGCGAAGCGCCTGAGCAAACACGCATATTCCTTCACCTCACTCAGGCAGTAGGATCCAACATGTACATTCTCGAAATCATCAATGCGTCTACCCTCCCCTTCGCCATCAAGGCTCGTCTGTGCAATCTCGTGGAGCAGGCTGAAGCTGCGTTGAGCGAAGACGAAGCCGCCGTCAAAGTACTCTTCGAATCGAAGCGCGGCATGAACGAACGCCAGTACGCTGAGCGCCTGAGCAAATCGCAACCTGGCGCTCAGCGCGACGAGCTGATCACGATACAGGTCTCCTGGCGCAATCAGTTCGCTAACTCGGTCTACCGTGCCCAGGCGGCCCGTCGCCGCATGCAAGACCTGGGCAAAGCGCTGCACGTGCAGACTGTAGAGCTTGATATCAGCGACCCGACGGCGAAAACCGTTGCCATCGCCCTGCGGTCGCTGATCGGTCGTTGCACCGTTGGTGGTGGCGATACGCCGAACGCAATCGCGCAAAATCTCAAGACCGTCGCCGATGTAAGTCAGGAGACAATCGAAGACGCGGTGCGCGAGATCTTCTTGCAGAAGAAGGCTGGGCGCGGCAAATACCACAGCATCAACTTCAGCTCGCAGCCGATCATGGTCACCGATGCTGACTCCGCCGAGCTGCGTGCCCTTTGGCATGCCAATCAGGCGGCGGAAAAGCTCTTCTACCAGGTGCGTGCAAACTTCGACGAGTTCTACTCGGCGCAGTCGAAAATGAACGTGCCTCAGTTCGTGGCGCGTCTGGAAGATGCGCAGAAAGCGCGTGATACAGTCAAATTCAACCAGATTGTTCGCGAGCGCAATGCCGCCGAGGCCGAATTCTACGTTGCTGCAAATCATCTGGTTGCGGTGATCATGGCTTACCAGTCCAAAATCGACGACTTCGCGGCGGTGATCAAAACCGCTGCCAGCACGGTCGACGGTGCGCCGCGCGGCAATAAACAACTTTCCGTTGCCAGTGCCTGCATCGGTGCCTGGCATTGGTTGCACGAGATGCAGATGCAGATCGACAGCATCTTCCGCCGTCACGATCCGCGTCCCACTCTTAGCCAGATGCAATTCGACGTCGAGGCATATCTGGCCGCCTGATTCTCTCTTAGAGACGCTTGCGGCGAAACTTTGAATCGTCGACATTTCTCTGGAGGAAGGAAAGAACGGGCAGCCGTTCTTTCCTTCTTTTGGCTAAAAAAAATTTGCCCCGATGGCACCGCCGGTAGTATCATTGCCGGTGCGCTTGCTCCTCGAATCAGACTTCACAACGGTATTGTGAGCATCTGGTTTGTCGGTATCGCTTACTTAGACGACTGACCAACATAGACAGACGTTTCGTAAATCAGCGATACTGAGCCGTTCTCTTGAAACTCAACGAAGAGTTGCTTGAGCTTTTCGGT encodes the following:
- a CDS encoding VWA domain-containing protein, which encodes MPYVAEISRSNPSCFLFLIDQSGSMRDPFGASATNKNKANGVADAINRLLQNLVIKCAKSEGIRDYYYVGVIGYGGKGVAPAFSGALNGRELVPISEIGNNPARVEQRSKKMEDGMGGIIEQSVKFPIWFDPLAEGGTPMCEALNKGTNILVKWLTTHPNCFPPIVINISDGESTDGDPYQLASDLMSLTSTDGEVLLFNLHISSSNHAPVEFPDTDANLPDDHAKLLFNMSSHLPEYMRRIIGNEGIDVSFNTRGFVFNADLVSVIRFLDIGTRPSNLR
- a CDS encoding metal-binding protein; amino-acid sequence: MKYRKRTSKIKYEHGMIAGLQDLLERIEPWEEIVSVIPGEIKPAKGRGSGIRLEVKYPTSSGLKALAKNTEAVQEVFFVTKQPEQLQERLKSLSKSD
- a CDS encoding DUF2185 domain-containing protein, which encodes MSYVLENIETIYRPNYRTMTIPRLEQRLNLVQGEAVRVGFLPAPASGAEATRIWVRVELVRGDGRYIGVLLETPPGIANLNEGFRVEFSADNVSEVFIDEGDYRWFDDQKYAMVSSHMFEENSWPGRVMRIPPAEEIYSGWLILKGDEDRHFMRDFSNFHAFQLFDCVDKCPPLKTVLYQPIGADYTWDSENFEYRLTGK